Proteins co-encoded in one Kribbella qitaiheensis genomic window:
- a CDS encoding LysR family transcriptional regulator codes for MDKLSHDFMDDLRRLRVLREFRERGTVTATAEALHLTPSAVSQQLAGLSHDLGFPVTHRTGRRIALTPRGEALLNHADVVFAQLEHARHDLQTWDRTLRGTVTIGAFSTALTGLLPTVLDTLTIEAPELVVSLRQAEPPTLFDQLDAGRVDLAIAVSFEGSPTIGDPRYHRVELGPDILDVAVPASHPHANNPAIELRDLATDAWITGSPGGCCATITATACAAAGFTPDVRHQVDDWLAVAQLVAHGHGVTLLPRLAQRDLPADLVLRPVARQEPRRHLFAAIPAGAQGSPLLRTVLDHLAAAAG; via the coding sequence ATGGATAAGTTAAGCCACGACTTCATGGATGACCTGCGGCGGCTCCGTGTGCTGCGTGAATTCCGCGAGCGTGGCACGGTCACGGCGACAGCCGAGGCACTGCACCTGACCCCGTCCGCGGTGTCGCAGCAACTGGCCGGCCTCTCCCACGACCTCGGCTTCCCCGTGACGCACCGGACCGGCCGGCGGATCGCCCTGACACCTCGTGGCGAGGCCCTGCTCAACCATGCCGATGTGGTCTTCGCCCAGCTCGAACACGCCCGGCACGACCTGCAGACGTGGGACCGAACGCTCCGGGGCACGGTGACCATCGGCGCCTTCTCCACCGCGTTGACCGGGCTGCTGCCGACGGTCCTCGACACTTTGACCATCGAAGCACCGGAGCTCGTTGTCTCACTCCGGCAGGCGGAGCCGCCCACACTGTTCGACCAACTGGACGCGGGCCGGGTCGACCTCGCGATCGCGGTCAGCTTCGAGGGTTCGCCCACGATCGGCGATCCCCGCTATCACCGCGTCGAGCTCGGACCCGACATCCTGGACGTCGCCGTACCGGCCTCCCATCCCCATGCGAACAACCCGGCGATCGAGCTGCGCGACCTGGCCACCGACGCCTGGATCACGGGCAGCCCCGGCGGCTGCTGCGCCACCATCACCGCGACCGCCTGCGCGGCTGCGGGCTTCACCCCCGACGTACGGCATCAGGTCGACGACTGGCTCGCGGTGGCTCAACTCGTTGCGCACGGCCACGGAGTCACCCTGCTCCCCCGGCTGGCCCAGCGCGACCTCCCGGCGGACCTCGTACTGCGTCCGGTCGCCCGGCAGGAACCTCGTCGTCATTTGTTCGCCGCGATCCCGGCGGGCGCACAGGGCTCGCCTCTGCTGCGGACGGTTCTCGACCACCTGGCCGCAGCAGCCGGCTGA
- a CDS encoding AAA family ATPase, whose amino-acid sequence MLTTLAIENYRSLRRLVVPLGRLNVVTGANGTGKSSLYRALRLLADASRNGAIAALAREGGLPSTLWAGPETISKAVRRSEQPLQGTVRSGPVSLRMGYASEDYGYAMDFGLPQPSLGEFNRPSAFGLDPEIKREALWAGPFLRPASLLVERGGGGVRIRDGDGKWRDGGHVLQSFDSMLSEFADPERAPELLTLRERMRSWRFYDHLRTDADAPARQVQIGTRTTILGPEGADVAAALQTIREIGPRGGLDYAIEQAFPGSKVEIRNNAGRFEIAFHQHGLLRPLSGAELPDGTLRYLLWVAALLTPRPPALLVLNEPETSLHPDLLPALANLVVTAAKDAQAIVVTHSRPFLAALQAGADETGLDLRTTELVKSFGETTIEGQGPLDEPPWKWPSR is encoded by the coding sequence ATGCTCACCACGCTGGCCATCGAGAACTACCGCTCATTGCGGCGGCTGGTGGTGCCGTTGGGGCGGTTGAACGTGGTGACTGGGGCGAACGGGACTGGGAAGTCGAGTCTGTACAGGGCGCTCAGGTTGCTGGCTGATGCCTCGCGCAACGGAGCGATCGCGGCGTTGGCCAGGGAAGGTGGGTTGCCGTCGACCTTGTGGGCGGGGCCGGAGACTATTTCGAAGGCCGTTCGGCGGAGTGAGCAGCCTCTGCAAGGGACGGTGCGGTCGGGGCCGGTCAGTCTGCGGATGGGATACGCGTCCGAGGACTACGGGTACGCGATGGATTTCGGGCTGCCGCAACCGTCGCTCGGTGAGTTCAACCGGCCCTCGGCGTTCGGGCTCGATCCTGAGATCAAGCGGGAGGCACTCTGGGCGGGCCCGTTCCTGCGACCGGCGTCGCTGCTGGTCGAGCGTGGTGGCGGTGGCGTGCGGATCCGCGACGGCGACGGCAAGTGGCGTGACGGGGGGCATGTGCTGCAGTCGTTCGACAGCATGTTGAGCGAGTTCGCCGATCCGGAGCGGGCGCCGGAGTTGCTGACGCTGCGGGAGCGGATGCGGTCGTGGCGGTTCTACGACCATCTCCGGACCGACGCCGACGCGCCCGCGCGCCAGGTACAGATAGGGACCCGTACGACGATCCTCGGTCCCGAGGGCGCCGACGTCGCCGCCGCGCTCCAGACGATCCGCGAGATCGGCCCGCGGGGTGGATTGGACTACGCGATCGAGCAGGCGTTCCCCGGCAGCAAGGTCGAGATCCGCAACAACGCCGGCCGGTTCGAGATCGCCTTCCACCAGCACGGTCTGCTCCGCCCGTTGTCCGGTGCCGAGCTCCCCGACGGCACCCTCAGGTACCTGCTCTGGGTCGCCGCGCTGCTCACTCCGAGACCGCCGGCCCTGCTGGTCCTCAACGAACCCGAGACCAGCCTGCACCCGGATCTCCTGCCCGCGTTGGCCAATCTCGTCGTCACCGCGGCCAAGGACGCCCAGGCGATCGTCGTCACCCACTCAAGACCGTTCCTCGCGGCGCTCCAGGCCGGCGCCGACGAGACCGGTCTCGATCTGAGGACCACCGAGCTGGTGAAGTCCTTCGGCGAGACCACGATCGAAGGCCAGGGCCCCTTGGACGAACCACCCTGGAAATGGCCGAGTCGCTAG